The Macadamia integrifolia cultivar HAES 741 unplaced genomic scaffold, SCU_Mint_v3 scaffold2411, whole genome shotgun sequence genome has a window encoding:
- the LOC122066478 gene encoding uncharacterized WD repeat-containing protein C2A9.03-like, with protein sequence MSYYRRVEFDYMGDEGEMADVVDEMDEEYYGRDDGEAELDDYDMLTKAIDISSAQARKGTDIQGIPWNRLNITREKYRQTRLEQYKNYENIPSSGEVIDKACKPMEKGGNYYEFQHNTRLVKPTILHFQLRNLVWATSKHDVYLMSNYSVIHWSSLSCNSSEVLNFSGHVAPTEKYPGSILEGFTQTQISTLAVKDNFLVAGGFQGELTCKRLDRRGVSFCTRTTYDDNAITNAIEIYDSLSGVVHFLASNNDCGIREFDMEKFQLLNHFRFPWPVNHTSMSPDRKLITVVGDNLDALLVNSQDGKTVATLAGHLDYSFASAWHPDGRTFATGNQDKTCRVWDLRKLSAPVAILKGNLGAVRSIHFSSDGEFMAVAEPADFVHIYSTKVDYKKRQEIDFFGEISGVSLSPDDESLFIGVWDRTYASLLQYSKRHSYGYLDSYV encoded by the exons ATGTCCTATTATCGAAGGGTGGAATTTGATTACATGGGTGACGAGGGAGAGATGGCTGATGTTGTGGATGAGATGGATGAAGAGTACTATGGCAGAGATGATGGAGAAGCAGAACTTGATGACTATGATATG CTCACAAAGGCAATTGATATATCTTCTGCACAAGCACGGAAAGGAACAGATATTCAAGGAATACCATGGAACAGATTGAATATTACGAGGGAGAAATACAGACAAACTAGGTTGGAACAGTACAAGAATTATGAGAACATCCCTTCATCTGGAGAAGTCATAGACAAG GCATGTAAACCTATGGAGAAGGGTGGAAACTACTATGAATTCCAGCACAATACAAGGCTGGTGAAGCCCACAATTCTACATTTCCAG cTCAGGAACTTGGTTTGGGCCACTTCGAAACATGATGTATATCTAATGTCAAACTATTCAGTTATTCACTGGTCCTCACTGTCTTGCAACTCATCAGAGGTCCTCAACTTTTCGGGACATGTCGCACCAACTGAG AAATATCCTGGGAGTATATTAGAAGGTTTTACACAGACCCAGATTAGCACACTTGCAGTCAAGGACAATTTTCTGGTTGCAGGTGGTTTCCAAGGAGAACTTACTTGTAAG CGTTTAGATCGAAGGGGAGTTAGCTTTTGTACACGGACGACGTATGACGACAATGCAATCACAAATGCTATCGAAATATATGATAGCTTGAG TGGTGTAGTCCATTTCCTGGCATCAAATAATGATTGTGGCATACGAGAATTTGACATGGAGAAGTTTCAGCTTTTGAACCACTTCCGCTTCCCTTGGCCAGTGAAT CACACATCCATGAGTCCAGATCGCAAGCTTATAACAGTTGTGGGAGATAACCTTGATGCATTGCTTGTCAATTCACAAGATGGGAAG ACGGTGGCAACATTGGCTGGTCATCTAGATTACTCATTTGCTTCGGCATGGCACCCGGATGGCCGCACCTTTGCCACTGGCAATCAAGATAAGACATGCCGAGTTTGGGATCTTAGAAAACTATCAGCACCTGTTGCGATACTCAAGGGAAACCTGGGTGCTGTCCGGTCAATTCATTTCTCCTCGGATGGGGAGTTCATGGCAGTCGCTGAGCCTGCAGATTTTGTCCATATCTATAGCACAAAAGTGGATTATAAAAAGCGGCAGGAGATTGATTTCTTTGGTGAGATCTCGGGTGTATCATTGAGTCCAGATGATGAGTCTCTATTCATAGGAGTATGGGACAGGACATATGCAAGCTTGCTTCAGTACAGCAAAAGGCATTCTTATGGTTATTTGGATTCCTATGTGTGA